A stretch of Telopea speciosissima isolate NSW1024214 ecotype Mountain lineage chromosome 11, Tspe_v1, whole genome shotgun sequence DNA encodes these proteins:
- the LOC122646633 gene encoding factor of DNA methylation 1-like, with amino-acid sequence MDYDSEEDSDISESEIDEYTEKPYEQLKIGKHKVKYSDVAFRCPFCKGKKKQDYHYKDLLQHASGVGKGSSNRSAKQKANHLALAKYLEIDLADASEQSQLAVVQEPDTKPPEQDDLFVWPWKGIIVNLLAKLQNGKDPSLYASWFKEEFSKYRPLGVHTLWKKEDCIGYAIVDFSKDWTGFKDAIEFEKAFEADHHGKKDWNECRTDPNSNIYGWFARADDYNSEGPVGDYLHENGDLKTIADIAQEATEQTNSIVANLTNKLDVTNETIDELEYKYNEKSMSLSWTIEEKDRLHQSYNEEMRRLQRMSHDHSLRILEENEMLRYQLDSQRRKLEKRSKELNKQEALNELERKKHDEEIEKNVSRNNSLHMASMEQKKADENVLRLIEEQKWEKEAALSKILELEKQLDAKQKLELEIEELKGNLEVMKHMVGEDDTGVQKKMIEMNDELNEKIGDLKDVEDMHQALIVKERQSNDELQDARKELIEGLQDMLSGKTLIGIKKMGEVNPKPFQNTCKQTFPCSEALVKSMELCSLWQEEIRNSGWYPFKIVTVNGKEKDTVDEDDEKLKNLREEWGDEVHNAVITALLEINEHNPSGRYPIPELWNFKEGRKATLKEVVSYILKHLRVLKRKR; translated from the exons ATGGACTACGATTCAGAAGAAGACTCAGATATAAGTGAATccgagattgatgagtacacaGAGAAACCATATGAACAACTAAAGATTGGAAAGCACAAGGTAAAGTATTCAGATGTTGCCTTTCGATGCCCCTTCTgtaaggggaagaagaaacaagattATCATTACAAGGACCTCCTCCAACATGCTTCTGGAGTAGGTAAAGGTTCATCTAACAGAAGTGCAAAGCAAAAGGCAAACCATCTCGCCTTAGCCAAATACTTGGAAATAGACCTGGCTGATGCATCAGAGCAATCACAATTGGCGGTTGTGCAGGAGCCAGATACTAAGCCCCCCGAGCAAGATGATCTGTTTGTTTGGCCTTGGAAAGGAATCATTGTTAACCTTCTCGCCAAGCTGCAGAATGGAAAAGACCCAAGTTTATATGCATCATGGTTTAAAGAAGAATTTTCTAAATATAGACCTTTAGGAGTTCATAcattatggaaaaaagaagattgTATAGGATATGCTATAGTGGATTTCAGTAAAGACTGGACTGGGTTCAAGGATGCTATAGAATTTGAGAAAGCATTTGAAGCTGATCATCATGGCAAAAAGGACTGGAATGAATGCAGAACAGACCCTAATTCAAACATTTATGGTTGGTTTGCACGTGCGGACGATTATAATTCAGAAGGCCCAGTTGGGGATTATCTCCACGAAAATGGGGACTTGAAAACCATTGCTGACATTGCACAAGAAGCAACAGAACAAACAAACAGTATCGTGGCAAACCTAACCAACAAACTTGATGTCACAAATGAAACTATTGATGAACTAGAGTACAAGTACAATGAGAAGAGTATGTCCTTGAGCTGGACAATAGAAGAGAAGGACAGGCTACATCAATCTTACAATGAAG AAATGAGGAGGTTGCAACGCATGTCACATGATCATTCTCTTAGGATTCTCGAGGAGAATGAAATGTTGAGATATCAGTTGGATTCTCAAAGAAGAAAACTTGAGAAGCGGTCTAAAGAACTGAACAAGCAGGAAGCCCTAAATGAACTTGAGAGGAAAAAACACGATGAGGAGATTGAGAAG AATGTTTCTAGAAACAATTCACTTCACATGGCATCCATGGAGCAGAAAAAGGCTGATGAGAATGTCTTGAGGCTGATTGAAGAGCAAAAG TGGGAGAAAGAGGCAGCTTTGAGTAAGATACTTGAGCTGGAGAAGCAGTTGGATGCAAAACAGAAATTGGAGTTAGAAATTGAGGAGTTGAAAGGGAATTTAGAGGTGATGAAACATATGGTAGGTGAAGATGATACGGGTGTTCAAAAAAAGATGATTGAGATGAACGACGAATTGAATGAAAAGATAGGGGACTTGAAAGATGTGGAAGATATGCATCAAGCTCTTATAGTTAAAGAGCGGCAGAGTAATGATGAGCTACAAGATGCTCGTAAAGAATTGATTGAA GGTTTACAAGATATGTTAAGTGGGAAAACATTGATTGGAATCAAGAAAATGGGGGAGGTCAACCCAAAACCATTTCAAAATACATGCAAGCAAACATTTCCTTGTTCAGAAGCATTAGTTAAATCTATGGAACTTTGCAGCTTATGGCAAGAAGAAATCAGGAATTCAGGATGGTATCCATTTAAAATTGTCACTGTCAACGGTAAAGAAAAA GACACAGTAGATGAAGACGACGAAAAGTTAAAAAATCTAAGGGAAGAGTGGGGTGATGAGGTTCATAATGCTGTTATTACGGCCTTgctggagatcaatgagcacaATCCCAGTGGAAGGTATCCTATACCCGAGCTTTGGAACtttaaagaaggaagaaaagccACATTAAAGGAGGTTGTCAGTTATATATTGAAGCACTTAAGGGTATTGAAGCGCAAAAGATGA